One window from the genome of Pseudanabaena yagii GIHE-NHR1 encodes:
- a CDS encoding GAF domain-containing protein: MITSTLRLSELKLAIIHEPLEVPADATVMQAIALMSSARSQCDAANYSDNQQQQLQQEARSSCVLVLENQQVIGILSERDVVRLTAQQQPMDHLVIREVMHTPVFMVKLDELLGNVQKLIYGHALRAVIVVGDRGELIGIVTQTSFLQALNSLEKSNLSESLGSGSMIARQKADLEARNALLAMTHEELQCTIEELRVSTEELIVQHRQNEYEHLRYQNLFDFAPDGYLVTDSSGKILEANQAVLEMLAISHEYILGKPFIVFIDTNHIDLFYNQLNYFLSPEHIKISEEMNLITHQGKNFPAEITITQNINLLDRSIQLLWMVRDISDRKHAEQELQLANQSLELKVKERTQDLWQVNKLQRAILDSADYAIISTDLNGIIQTFNAGAEKMFGYSMGEVIGKITPEIFFDHQELIDRSSNILPEGERNTWGFRSFLAMASQGILSNEWINIRKDGSRFPVELSVTSLKDDDEKTIGFLSVRKDISDRKQAEQTILQQANQEALLRGITQRIRQSLDLPIIFDTACQEIQQLLQCDRVGIFKFYPESNFDDGEFVAEAVVDGFSSAMEEHIHDHCFGENYAAVYAQGRVQVVNDIDHAGLTDCHRDVLARFQVRANLVIPLLCGNDLWGLLCIHQCAHTRQWQEREIDLIQQIANQLTIAIQQADLYEQLHAELLIRQQAEAKISIQLRRQQILEEITQQIRESLDIQEILATVTQKIQDALYCDRVIVFQLFADGRSQIVEESVHSDFPTLKDMSWEDEVWSQEVLDDYWQGIPRIVPDVMNDVWTECLVEYSVEGRIQSKIVAPIIQDTHIDQTQRWVTTAGTKKLWGVLVVHACAERRIWQESEAQLLQQVANQLAIAIQQATLFEQSQQEIVERKLAQQQLTETNQQLSISNHELARATRLKDEFLANMSHELRTPLNAILGITEGLIEEVFGSINQQQNNMLQTVEKSGNHLLELINDILDLSKIEAGKLILECTDTNVKQLCQSSIMFVKQQAMQKQIKLEMQISQAIPDLEIDERRIRQVLINLLNNAVKFTPEGGRINLEVTLESVTDRDDTSISTQSVRFSIIDTGIGIDAEGLKILFQPFIQIDSALNRKYEGTGLGLALVKRIVELHGGHVSATSEIGVGSRFMIELPCRESNHQFSREVENTTPSSENPIEHDDSHSKSPLILLAEDNEANIVTISCYLEAKGYRLIVAKDGQQAINLVRSHNPDLILMDIQMPEIDGIEAIKWIRSNHSTDVPIIAITALAMTGDREICLEAGANEYLTKPIKLKQLNTSIQQILSAEKK; the protein is encoded by the coding sequence GTGATTACATCGACGCTCAGACTATCAGAACTAAAATTAGCGATTATTCATGAACCTTTAGAGGTTCCTGCTGATGCAACTGTTATGCAAGCGATCGCTTTAATGAGTAGTGCGCGATCGCAATGTGATGCGGCAAACTATAGTGACAATCAGCAGCAGCAATTGCAGCAAGAGGCGAGATCTAGCTGTGTTTTGGTATTAGAAAATCAACAGGTGATCGGGATTTTATCTGAGCGAGATGTGGTGCGTCTGACTGCTCAGCAGCAACCGATGGATCACCTAGTGATACGGGAGGTGATGCATACACCAGTTTTTATGGTTAAGCTCGACGAGTTGCTCGGCAATGTTCAAAAGCTGATATATGGTCATGCTCTCCGTGCAGTGATAGTGGTTGGAGATCGCGGAGAGCTAATTGGGATTGTCACCCAGACAAGTTTCCTACAAGCTCTGAATAGTTTAGAAAAGTCTAACTTATCAGAGAGTTTGGGATCTGGATCTATGATTGCAAGGCAAAAAGCAGATCTAGAAGCGCGTAATGCTCTATTGGCTATGACACATGAGGAATTGCAATGCACTATCGAGGAGCTGCGAGTTAGTACTGAAGAACTAATCGTGCAACATCGCCAGAATGAATATGAACATTTGCGCTATCAAAATTTATTTGACTTTGCTCCTGATGGTTATCTTGTAACAGATTCATCAGGCAAAATCTTGGAGGCAAATCAAGCAGTTTTAGAGATGCTTGCAATTAGCCATGAATATATTTTAGGAAAGCCATTCATTGTTTTTATTGACACTAACCATATAGATCTTTTCTATAATCAACTTAATTACTTTCTATCTCCAGAGCATATCAAAATATCTGAGGAGATGAATCTGATCACACATCAGGGAAAGAATTTTCCTGCGGAAATTACTATAACCCAAAATATCAATCTCCTCGATAGATCGATTCAACTGTTGTGGATGGTTCGGGATATTAGCGATCGCAAGCACGCTGAGCAAGAACTTCAGCTAGCTAATCAATCACTGGAATTGAAAGTTAAAGAAAGAACTCAAGACTTATGGCAAGTCAATAAACTGCAACGGGCAATCCTCGATAGTGCAGATTATGCAATTATCTCCACTGACTTGAATGGAATTATCCAGACCTTTAATGCTGGGGCTGAAAAGATGTTTGGTTACAGCATGGGAGAAGTGATTGGTAAAATTACACCCGAAATCTTTTTCGATCATCAAGAACTCATTGATAGGTCTTCTAATATATTGCCCGAAGGAGAGCGAAATACTTGGGGATTTAGATCATTCTTGGCTATGGCAAGTCAGGGTATCCTTAGTAATGAATGGATAAATATTCGCAAAGATGGATCTCGCTTTCCCGTAGAGTTATCCGTGACATCTCTAAAGGATGATGATGAAAAAACGATTGGCTTTTTAAGTGTCAGGAAAGATATTAGCGATCGCAAACAAGCTGAGCAAACTATTCTCCAACAGGCAAATCAAGAAGCTTTATTGCGCGGAATTACTCAACGTATCCGTCAATCCCTCGATCTTCCCATAATTTTTGATACCGCTTGTCAAGAGATTCAGCAATTACTGCAATGCGATCGCGTTGGCATTTTCAAGTTCTATCCTGAATCTAATTTTGATGATGGTGAATTTGTTGCCGAAGCTGTTGTCGATGGATTTAGCTCAGCTATGGAAGAGCATATTCATGACCATTGCTTTGGCGAAAACTATGCCGCTGTCTATGCCCAAGGTCGAGTTCAGGTCGTAAATGATATTGATCATGCTGGACTGACGGACTGCCATCGTGATGTTTTGGCAAGGTTTCAAGTACGAGCAAATCTCGTGATTCCATTACTATGTGGTAACGATCTGTGGGGCTTGCTATGCATCCATCAATGCGCCCATACTCGCCAATGGCAAGAGCGTGAGATTGATCTGATTCAACAAATTGCCAACCAATTAACGATCGCTATTCAACAAGCTGATCTCTACGAGCAGCTCCATGCAGAACTATTGATCCGTCAGCAAGCCGAAGCGAAAATATCTATACAATTGCGACGGCAACAGATTTTGGAGGAAATTACCCAACAAATTCGCGAGTCACTAGATATTCAAGAAATCCTTGCGACAGTAACTCAGAAAATCCAAGATGCACTGTATTGCGATCGCGTGATCGTTTTCCAATTATTTGCAGATGGTCGAAGCCAAATTGTCGAAGAATCTGTGCATAGTGATTTCCCTACACTCAAAGACATGAGTTGGGAAGATGAAGTTTGGTCTCAGGAAGTTCTCGATGACTATTGGCAAGGCATTCCCCGCATCGTCCCTGATGTGATGAATGATGTCTGGACAGAATGTTTAGTAGAATATTCAGTCGAAGGTCGGATTCAGTCCAAAATTGTTGCACCAATTATCCAAGATACTCATATCGACCAAACCCAGCGTTGGGTTACAACCGCAGGAACGAAAAAGCTATGGGGGGTTTTGGTCGTTCATGCCTGTGCAGAACGCCGAATATGGCAAGAGTCAGAAGCACAACTCCTGCAACAGGTGGCAAATCAATTAGCGATCGCCATTCAACAAGCAACTCTTTTTGAGCAATCTCAGCAGGAAATTGTGGAACGTAAACTCGCTCAACAACAATTGACGGAAACCAATCAACAGCTATCAATCTCTAATCACGAACTCGCCCGTGCAACCCGTCTCAAAGATGAGTTTCTCGCCAATATGAGCCATGAGCTTCGCACTCCCCTCAACGCGATCTTAGGGATTACTGAAGGTCTAATCGAAGAAGTCTTTGGTTCGATCAATCAACAACAGAATAATATGTTGCAAACAGTCGAAAAGAGCGGTAATCACCTATTGGAGCTAATTAACGATATCCTCGATCTATCCAAAATTGAAGCAGGTAAACTGATCTTGGAATGCACAGATACCAATGTCAAGCAGCTCTGCCAGTCCAGCATCATGTTTGTCAAGCAACAGGCAATGCAAAAGCAGATAAAGCTAGAAATGCAAATATCTCAAGCTATACCCGATCTAGAGATCGATGAGCGTCGTATTCGCCAAGTCCTCATCAACCTGCTCAATAATGCGGTGAAATTTACACCAGAGGGAGGACGCATTAACCTCGAAGTAACCTTAGAAAGTGTGACTGATAGAGATGACACATCTATATCTACACAATCGGTGAGATTTTCCATAATCGATACAGGTATTGGCATTGACGCTGAGGGATTAAAAATATTATTTCAGCCCTTTATCCAAATCGATAGTGCGCTCAATCGCAAATATGAAGGTACTGGATTGGGTTTAGCATTAGTCAAACGTATTGTCGAACTACATGGTGGTCATGTGAGTGCTACTAGTGAGATAGGTGTTGGTAGTCGCTTTATGATCGAGCTTCCCTGCCGAGAATCAAACCACCAATTCTCTAGAGAGGTGGAAAATACTACCCCATCCTCTGAAAATCCCATTGAACATGATGACAGTCATAGCAAATCACCGCTCATTCTATTAGCCGAAGATAACGAAGCCAATATTGTTACTATTTCCTGCTATCTAGAGGCAAAGGGCTATCGGTTGATTGTGGCTAAGGATGGGCAACAAGCGATTAATTTAGTGCGATCGCATAATCCTGACTTAATACTTATGGATATCCAAATGCCTGAAATCGATGGGATAGAAGCAATAAAATGGATTCGCAGCAATCATTCTACTGATGTACCCATCATTGCGATTACGGCTCTTGCGATGACAGGCGATCGAGAGATATGTCTGGAAGCAGGAGCTAATGAATATTTAACCAAGCCTATTAAGCTTAAGCAATTGAATACTAGTATTCAACAAATTTTAAGTGCAGAGAAAAAGTAA
- a CDS encoding response regulator, whose product MRLNPDLVNIPIVALTALTMVGDHEKCLEAGASDYLAKPVKLKTLADTIWSILGNRK is encoded by the coding sequence ATTCGCCTCAATCCCGATTTAGTAAATATTCCGATCGTTGCATTAACAGCTTTGACAATGGTGGGCGATCACGAAAAATGTCTAGAAGCAGGTGCTAGTGATTACTTAGCTAAACCAGTTAAGCTAAAAACATTAGCTGATACAATTTGGAGTATTTTAGGCAACAGGAAGTAG